One window from the genome of Deinococcus arcticus encodes:
- a CDS encoding transmembrane protein 268, protein MRRDALRPRRGPPRWLRVAGYVLLLLLGQGLLSRLGDAAGLPAPDLFLLTGAALAWRVPPVWALAGAYGVGLAQDLLGGGVLGLHAAGVMGGALLALGVRRYMADSGPFQAVFTVLLAVVGQWLMFLLLTYWLRSNLVTLDLLRATLPALLAGTLLVFPLWERVVTWAFGPRSGPEEGLG, encoded by the coding sequence GTGAGACGCGACGCCCTGCGGCCCCGGCGCGGACCGCCCCGCTGGCTGCGCGTGGCGGGCTACGTCCTGCTGCTGCTGCTGGGCCAGGGCCTGCTCTCGCGCCTGGGCGACGCGGCGGGCCTGCCGGCGCCGGACCTGTTTCTGCTGACCGGCGCGGCCCTGGCGTGGCGCGTTCCTCCCGTGTGGGCGCTGGCGGGCGCGTACGGCGTGGGGCTGGCCCAGGATCTGCTGGGCGGCGGCGTGCTGGGCCTGCACGCGGCGGGCGTGATGGGCGGGGCGTTGCTGGCACTGGGTGTGCGGCGCTACATGGCGGATTCCGGGCCCTTTCAGGCGGTCTTTACCGTGCTGCTGGCGGTGGTGGGCCAGTGGCTGATGTTCCTGCTGCTTACCTACTGGCTGCGGTCGAATCTGGTCACGCTGGATCTGCTGCGCGCTACCCTGCCCGCGCTGCTGGCCGGTACGCTGCTGGTCTTTCCGCTGTGGGAACGGGTGGTCACCTGGGCCTTTGGGCCCCGCAGCGGCCCCGAGGAGGGGCTGGGATGA
- a CDS encoding CAP domain-containing protein, protein MLNGTPQRLLGTLAAFVALAAPAAAQTTAESQLVSRLNEVRAQGVNCPGSGQRPAAGRLTYTPALAAAARQQAAYMSSTGRISHTGAGGSTPRVRAASTGVNAVSVTEIIFMGGGVNPESAIRWWLNSAVHCFWMNERRYTNVGAAVVQGARGTAYVMVLSSEPR, encoded by the coding sequence ATGCTGAATGGAACCCCCCAGCGGTTGCTGGGCACGCTGGCGGCCTTCGTGGCGCTGGCCGCGCCCGCTGCAGCCCAGACAACGGCCGAAAGCCAGCTGGTCTCGCGCTTGAACGAGGTGCGCGCTCAGGGGGTCAACTGTCCGGGGAGTGGGCAGCGCCCAGCCGCAGGCCGACTGACCTACACCCCGGCTCTGGCGGCCGCCGCCCGGCAGCAGGCCGCGTACATGAGCAGCACCGGCCGCATCAGCCACACGGGCGCCGGGGGCAGCACGCCCCGCGTCCGCGCGGCCAGCACCGGAGTCAACGCCGTCAGCGTCACCGAGATCATCTTTATGGGCGGGGGCGTGAACCCCGAGAGCGCCATTCGCTGGTGGCTGAACTCGGCGGTGCACTGCTTCTGGATGAACGAGCGCCGCTACACGAATGTGGGCGCCGCCGTGGTGCAGGGCGCGCGCGGTACCGCCTACGTGATGGTCCTGAGCAGCGAACCCCGCTGA
- a CDS encoding peptidoglycan D,D-transpeptidase FtsI family protein, giving the protein MSRAGDLMDRRQRGRRAGARARARRQARQGATRVAWMALGFNLCLLGLGARLYQLQVLQHDQFAVQSASNYQRDEILRALRGEIRTRDGVLLATNRLAVDLVYTGRRDPGDPEQAIPDWDKIIYLAGIRGDVLVSGQPREPNFERETETVLARNIPQDRLAALYEYTVLVPSLELRERVERVYPQGKMAGHLLGYVQEATEAQIKQDGYAPGDLVGRSGLEYSLQETLQGKNGLRRREVTASGKPQTERVIDPGTKGKDVTLTIDSLLQRTAERALREGLADVNNGRAGKGKPPEPYTRGAIIAIDPRTNEVLAMASSPAYDPNWFARVPSADPVAKNWAIDSRRPLAELDAVTSNRVVQAYNPGSVFKIATTLMYVEKWGNFTVNCNPVYYFGRAAKRNWAPYPLGPVDARLAISYSCNPWYYDSAVRAGTDPYARQLRARLTELGYNGPTGLELVGEKTGRMLMPEDYANPDFPWRPGFALNMSIGQGDVDVTPAQVVSVMSTIINEGQKRPLTVLKAVAGQPQPRKPAVNVVRKGNVAAFKLVKEGMSGTTAGTRHGTAQHEIGPNLFPVRTGGKTGTAENGMSARGGYAYTHAWYEGYGPLHSPNFAVVAFFQNGGEGSGPALKAVKKMFAARWCVTLDERGSALPLNTQQPCTGELDQMHGVYKIRAARTAAKP; this is encoded by the coding sequence ATGAGCCGCGCCGGAGACCTGATGGACCGCCGCCAGCGGGGGCGCCGCGCGGGGGCGCGGGCCCGCGCCCGGCGCCAGGCCCGTCAGGGGGCCACGCGGGTGGCCTGGATGGCGCTGGGCTTCAACCTGTGCCTGCTGGGGCTGGGCGCACGCCTGTACCAGTTGCAGGTGCTGCAGCACGATCAGTTTGCGGTGCAGTCGGCCAGCAATTACCAGCGCGACGAGATCCTGCGCGCCCTGCGCGGTGAGATCCGCACCCGCGACGGGGTGCTGCTGGCCACCAACCGGCTGGCGGTGGACCTGGTGTACACCGGGCGCCGCGACCCTGGCGACCCCGAACAGGCCATTCCCGACTGGGACAAGATCATCTATCTGGCCGGCATCAGGGGCGACGTGCTGGTCAGTGGGCAGCCGCGCGAACCCAATTTCGAGCGCGAAACCGAAACGGTGCTTGCGCGCAACATCCCCCAGGACCGGCTGGCGGCGCTGTACGAATACACCGTGCTGGTGCCCAGCCTGGAACTGCGCGAGCGCGTGGAGCGCGTGTACCCCCAGGGCAAGATGGCCGGGCACCTGCTGGGCTACGTGCAGGAAGCCACCGAGGCGCAGATCAAGCAGGACGGCTACGCTCCCGGCGATCTGGTGGGCCGCTCCGGGCTGGAATACAGCCTGCAAGAGACCTTGCAGGGCAAGAACGGCCTGCGCCGGCGCGAGGTCACGGCCAGCGGCAAGCCCCAGACCGAGCGCGTGATTGACCCCGGCACCAAGGGCAAGGACGTGACGCTGACCATTGATTCGCTGCTGCAGCGCACGGCGGAGCGGGCGCTGCGCGAGGGGCTGGCCGACGTGAACAATGGGCGCGCCGGTAAGGGCAAGCCCCCCGAGCCCTACACGCGCGGCGCGATCATCGCCATTGACCCGCGCACGAACGAGGTGCTGGCGATGGCCAGCAGCCCGGCCTACGACCCCAACTGGTTTGCCCGCGTGCCCAGCGCCGACCCGGTGGCCAAAAACTGGGCCATTGATTCCCGGCGCCCCCTGGCCGAACTGGACGCCGTGACCAGCAACCGCGTGGTGCAGGCCTACAATCCCGGCAGCGTATTCAAGATTGCCACCACCCTGATGTACGTGGAAAAGTGGGGCAACTTCACCGTGAACTGCAATCCGGTGTACTACTTCGGGCGCGCGGCGAAGCGCAACTGGGCGCCGTACCCCTTAGGCCCAGTGGACGCCCGCCTGGCCATCTCCTACTCCTGCAACCCGTGGTACTACGATTCGGCGGTGCGGGCCGGCACGGACCCCTATGCCCGGCAGCTGCGTGCCCGCCTGACCGAACTGGGGTACAACGGCCCCACCGGCCTGGAACTGGTGGGCGAAAAGACCGGGCGCATGTTGATGCCCGAGGATTACGCCAATCCAGATTTTCCCTGGCGTCCCGGCTTTGCCCTGAACATGAGCATTGGGCAGGGCGATGTGGACGTGACCCCGGCGCAGGTGGTTTCCGTCATGTCCACCATCATCAACGAGGGCCAGAAACGGCCGCTGACCGTGCTCAAGGCCGTGGCGGGCCAGCCGCAGCCGCGCAAGCCGGCGGTGAACGTGGTGCGCAAGGGCAACGTGGCCGCCTTCAAGCTGGTGAAAGAGGGCATGAGCGGCACCACGGCCGGCACCCGCCATGGCACCGCGCAGCACGAAATTGGCCCGAACCTCTTTCCTGTGCGCACCGGGGGCAAGACCGGAACGGCCGAGAACGGCATGAGTGCCCGGGGCGGCTACGCCTACACCCACGCGTGGTACGAGGGGTATGGCCCCCTGCACAGCCCCAACTTTGCCGTGGTGGCCTTTTTCCAGAACGGCGGTGAAGGCTCGGGGCCGGCCCTGAAGGCTGTGAAAAAGATGTTCGCCGCGCGCTGGTGCGTGACGCTGGATGAACGGGGCAGCGCCCTGCCGCTGAACACCCAGCAGCCCTGCACCGGCGAACTGGACCAGATGCACGGGGTCTACAAGATTCGCGCGGCGCGCACGGCGGCCAAGCCGTAG
- a CDS encoding CoA transferase subunit A, with protein MNKVYSDARAALADVVQNGQTIAVGGFGLCGIPEQLILALRDTGARELTAVSNNAGVDGWGLGLLLETRQIRKMISSYVGENKEFERQFLAGELELEFTPQGTLAERLRAGGAGIPGFYTKTGVGTVVADGKEHKDFDGETYILERGIRADVALVKAWKGDRAGNLVYRKTARNFNPMAATCGRVTVAEVEELVDIGQLDPDEVDTPGIFVQRVVHNPTPEKRIEQRTTRPG; from the coding sequence ATGAACAAGGTGTACTCAGACGCTCGGGCGGCCCTGGCCGATGTGGTGCAGAACGGTCAGACCATTGCGGTGGGCGGTTTCGGGCTGTGCGGCATTCCTGAACAGCTGATTCTGGCCCTGCGCGACACGGGCGCCCGGGAACTGACAGCTGTGAGCAACAACGCGGGCGTGGACGGCTGGGGCCTGGGCCTGCTGCTGGAAACCCGCCAGATTCGCAAGATGATTTCCAGTTACGTGGGCGAGAACAAGGAGTTCGAGCGGCAGTTTCTGGCCGGCGAGCTGGAACTGGAATTTACCCCCCAGGGCACCCTGGCCGAGCGCCTGCGCGCGGGAGGTGCGGGCATTCCCGGCTTCTACACGAAAACGGGGGTGGGCACGGTGGTGGCCGACGGCAAGGAGCACAAGGACTTCGACGGCGAAACCTACATTCTGGAACGGGGTATCCGGGCCGACGTGGCCCTGGTGAAAGCCTGGAAGGGTGACCGGGCCGGCAACCTCGTGTACCGCAAGACGGCGCGCAACTTTAATCCCATGGCTGCCACATGTGGCCGGGTCACGGTGGCCGAGGTGGAAGAACTGGTGGACATTGGGCAGCTGGACCCCGATGAGGTGGACACCCCCGGCATCTTCGTGCAGCGCGTGGTGCATAACCCCACGCCTGAAAAGCGCATTGAGCAGCGCACGACACGCCCCGGGTAA